The Panicum virgatum strain AP13 chromosome 5K, P.virgatum_v5, whole genome shotgun sequence genome has a window encoding:
- the LOC120709438 gene encoding nuclear pore complex protein DDB_G0274915-like: MAPPPSHQPGPSTTAAAASSSTSDSSERTGTATPPYMTGIVDERNVVAPTPPTSSNAGLGLQAGPSTNIGGTTMALHSSFIVGTRAARRGTPPFYKAGNPSTAASATSTPPTSPATPTDAPSPTRLLGPMAATDRRSGIRRGTWSPAALGLSSGH; encoded by the coding sequence ATGGCGCCTCCACCAAGCCATCAGCCTGGTCCTTCGACAACCGCTGCAGCGGCTTCGAGCAGCACTAGCGACTCCTCCGAGCGCACAGggacggcgacgccgccgtACATGACCGGCATCGTCGACGAGAGGAACGTCGtagcgccgacgccgccgacaTCCAGCAATGCCGGTCTTGGCCTTCAGGCTGGCCCCTCCACCAACATCGGCGGCACCACCATGGCGTTGCACTCGAGTTTCATCGTCGGGACTCGGGCGGCTCGTCGGGGCACTCCGCCCTTCTACAAAGCCGGCAACCCCTCCACAGCCGCATCAGCGACATCGACGCCGCCAACATCACCGGCCACGCCAACCGACGCTCCCTCGCCCACTCGTCTTCTTGGCCCCATGGCGGCCACCGACCGCCGATCCGGCATCCGCCGCGGCACATGGAGCCCAGCAGCGCTGGGGCTCTCCTCCGGCCATTGa
- the LOC120705866 gene encoding protein LATERAL ORGAN BOUNDARIES-like, which yields MASPSSTSNNSALSPVSASGTTTPGAGAPCAACKFLRRKCLPGCVFAPYFPPEEPQKFANVHKVFGASNVTKLLNELLPHQREDAVSSLAYEAEARVKDPVYGCVGAISVLQRQVHRLQKELDAAHAELLRYACGDVGIPTALPVSAAPRLSTAMPSPGQFAASATTGMYSGRRLGLVDGMAPPPPPAGCYFMRNSNVISSPPGADVAPVLPYASMANWAVNAMSTTTTTTSGSESIGLDHKEGGDSSM from the coding sequence ATGGCATCCCCGTCGAGCACCAGCAACAACTCCGCCCTCTCCCCGGTGTCGGCGTCGGGGACGACGACGCCTGGTGCCGGGGCGCCGTGCGCGGCGTGCAAGTTCCTGCGGCGCAAGTGCCTGCCGGGGTGCGTGTTCGCGCCCTACTTCCCGCCGGAGGAGCCGCAGAAGTTCGCCAACGTGCACAAGGTGTTCGGCGCCAGCAACGTCACCAAGCTTCTCAACGAGCTGCTGCCGCACCAGCGGGAGGACGCCGTGAGCTCGCTCGCCTACGAGGCCGAGGCACGCGTCAAGGACCCCGTCTACGGCTGCGTCGGCGCCATCTCCGTGCTCCAGCGCCAGGTCCACCGCCTCCAGAAGGAGCTCGACGCCGCGCACGCCGAGCTCCTCCGCTACGCCTGCGGCGACGTCGGCATCCCCACCGCGCTGCCCGTCAGCGCCGCCCCCAGGCTCTCCACGGCAATGCCGAGCCCCGGCCAGTTCGCAGCGTCCGCCACCACCGGCATGTACAGCGGCCGGAGGCTGGGCCTCGTCGAcggcatggcgccgccgcctccgccagccGGCTGCTACTTCATGCGGAACAGCAACGTCATCAGCAGCCCGCCGGGCGCTGACGTGGCGCCCGTGCTGCCTTACGCTTCCATGGCTAATTGGGCCGTGAATGCCATGAGCACCACCACGACCACCACCTCCGGATCAGAGAGCATTGGGTTGGATCACAAGGAAGGTGGAGACAGCAGCATGTGA
- the LOC120705867 gene encoding 60S ribosomal protein L17, whose amino-acid sequence MVKYSQEPGNPTKSAKAMGRDLRVHFKNTRETAFALRKLPLTKAKRYLEDVMAHKQAIPFRRYCGGVGRTAQAKSRHSNGQGRWPVKSARFILDLLKNAESNADVKGLDVDNLYVSHIQVNQAQKQRRRTYRAHGRINPYMSSPCHIELILSEKEEPVKKEPDNIVASRKQ is encoded by the exons atg GTGAAGTACTCGCAGGAGCCGGGCAACCCTACCAAGT CGGCCAAGGCCATGGGCAGGGATCTCAGGGTCCATTTCAAG AACACAAGGGAGACAGCTTTTGCACTTCGCAAGCTGCCTTTGACCAAGGCTAAGCGGTACCTTGAGGATGTTATGGCACACAAGCAGGCGATTCCCTTCCGGAGATACTGTGGGGGTGTTGGTCGTACCGCACAAGCAAAGTCTCGCCACTCAAATGGACAGGGACGCTGGCCTGTTAAATCAGCCAGGTTCATATTGGATTTGCTCAAGAATGCTGAGAGTAATGCTGAT GTGAAAGGTTTGGATGTGGACAACCTCTATGTTTCACACATCCAGGTGAACCAAGCCCAGAAGCAGAGGCGCCGCACCTACCGTGCTCATGGACGCATCAATC CTTACATGTCCTCACCTTGCCACATTGAGCTGATCCTTTCAGAGAAGGAAGAGCCTGTGAAGAAAGAG CCTGACAACATCGTCGCATCAAGGAAACAGTGA